In Streptomyces sp. NBC_01439, the following are encoded in one genomic region:
- a CDS encoding HopJ type III effector protein has product MTDLNSLRASLASGEHQFAATLTFITAHYEYQPQAFRNGGLENASGENEGSCKTLALALLEGLSDQETLLAFGEHYRSVLATPNDTDHSNIRNLMAHGLAGVRFAGQPLTRKS; this is encoded by the coding sequence ATGACTGATCTGAACTCGCTACGGGCAAGCCTCGCGTCAGGCGAGCACCAGTTCGCCGCCACCCTGACCTTCATCACCGCGCATTACGAATACCAGCCGCAGGCGTTCCGCAACGGCGGACTGGAAAACGCCTCAGGTGAGAACGAGGGCTCCTGCAAAACGCTGGCACTGGCCCTGCTGGAAGGACTGAGCGACCAGGAAACGCTGCTGGCGTTCGGCGAGCACTACCGCAGCGTGCTGGCAACGCCGAACGACACTGATCACAGCAACATCCGCAACCTCATGGCCCATGGCCTGGCAGGGGTGCGCTTCGCCGGGCAACCGTTGACCCGCAAGAGCTGA
- a CDS encoding RICIN domain-containing protein — protein sequence MTILKAALSAATVAVLTAGLAVSSASTASAASTEYDVVNRGSGKCLAVDWAAEYHVLGIQWGCNGNPDQRWTTEAKGNSVWGTFYEIKNGDGQCLGTMGGGTSNGTDIVAWDCNGANDQRWFVDPVVNSPEYRTIRNLAARFAGSNKCLGIYKEATHDGASATLWDCNSRWDQQWQLQP from the coding sequence GTGACGATTCTTAAGGCTGCTCTGTCAGCCGCCACGGTGGCCGTACTCACTGCCGGGCTGGCCGTATCGTCCGCATCCACTGCTTCCGCCGCCTCAACCGAGTACGACGTCGTCAACCGGGGCAGCGGCAAGTGCCTCGCCGTTGACTGGGCGGCTGAGTACCACGTTCTCGGTATCCAGTGGGGCTGCAACGGCAACCCGGACCAGAGGTGGACCACGGAGGCCAAGGGCAACAGTGTCTGGGGCACTTTCTACGAGATCAAGAACGGTGACGGCCAGTGCCTCGGCACCATGGGGGGCGGCACCAGCAACGGCACGGACATCGTTGCGTGGGACTGCAACGGAGCCAACGACCAGAGGTGGTTCGTCGACCCCGTCGTGAACTCGCCGGAGTACCGGACGATTCGCAATCTGGCGGCCAGGTTCGCCGGTTCCAACAAGTGCCTCGGCATCTACAAGGAGGCCACCCATGACGGCGCGTCGGCCACGCTGTGGGACTGCAACAGCCGCTGGGATCAGCAGTGGCAGCTTCAGCCTTAA
- a CDS encoding SpoIIE family protein phosphatase gives MSNYLGGLRRWLLRSGTPSSARSRPPRSGDRQEARDPARPPEGGSRRPQRLSSLLSARSVAGEVFLLQLAVVVLLVAAAVVALVVQGRSAAMMDARNRTLAAAGTFAESPGIVAAVRGPHPSAVLQPSAQAAAKIAAVDGINVYTLDGLTLAHSDPRQIGKHVVGPFAKAAAGRSFTETFTGSLGQSVVSVVPVKAADDSVIAVVTSPVTVQNVQNMLNGQLPVVLGSAAAVLALSAGGTALVSRRLLRRTHGLGPAEMTRMYEHHDAVLHAVREGVLIVGAGGRLLLANDEARRLLDLPADAEGLPVTDLGLEEGIAERIASGRSATDEVHMAADRLLAVNIRPTAPYGSAGTVVTLRDTTELRALSGRAEVARERLKLLYDAGVQVGTTLDVGRTAEELAEVAVPRFADVVTVDLLDPVLRGEDPPELNTEMRRTAAVGHLDDHPLYPVGKLIRFVPDSPMAAGLAGGRAVLEADLRTAQLWRTQDPENSLRILDHGIHSLIVVPLRARGVVLGMAGYWRGRNSPAFDEEDVSFAEELTARAALSIDNARRYTREHTVADTLQRSLLPRRVPEQSAVEVAHRYLAAEAGVGGDWFDVIPLPGARVALVVGDVVGHGLHAAATMGRLRTAVYNFSTLDLPPDELLSHLDELVAHIDTDEQEWGGITGATCLCAVYDPATGRVTAATAGHPGPALLRPDGTVTFPEVPVSPPLGLGAGLPMETAELTLPEGSVLALFTDGLIESRDRDPDAGLAALRAALAGPARAPEEICTAVIDAVLPARPDDDVALLVARTLRLDPERIAEWDVPPDPAAVSRVRNACARRLEEWGLEDIAFTTELILSELITNAIRYGTEPIRVRLLHDRSLVCEVSDGSSTSPHLRRADDNDEGGRGLFLVAQFALRWGTRYTDRGKIIWSEQATHEGSAPVVTVAGEALLAGWDDEPL, from the coding sequence ATGAGCAACTATCTGGGAGGACTCCGGCGCTGGCTGCTCCGTTCTGGCACGCCCTCCTCCGCCCGCTCTCGGCCTCCCCGCTCAGGGGACCGCCAGGAGGCCCGGGACCCGGCGCGGCCCCCCGAGGGAGGGTCGCGGCGGCCGCAGCGCCTGTCTTCCCTCCTGAGCGCGCGCAGCGTGGCCGGTGAGGTGTTCCTCCTCCAGCTGGCCGTTGTCGTCCTCCTCGTCGCTGCCGCGGTCGTGGCGCTCGTGGTGCAGGGCCGCAGCGCCGCCATGATGGACGCCCGGAACCGCACCCTCGCCGCCGCCGGGACCTTCGCGGAGTCTCCGGGGATCGTCGCCGCCGTGCGCGGCCCCCACCCCAGCGCGGTGCTCCAGCCCAGCGCCCAGGCGGCCGCCAAGATCGCCGCGGTCGACGGCATCAACGTGTACACGCTCGACGGGCTCACCCTCGCCCACAGCGACCCGCGGCAGATCGGCAAGCACGTCGTCGGCCCCTTCGCCAAGGCAGCGGCCGGCCGGTCCTTCACCGAAACGTTCACCGGGTCCCTGGGGCAGTCCGTGGTCTCGGTGGTCCCCGTCAAGGCCGCCGACGACAGCGTCATCGCGGTCGTCACCTCCCCCGTCACGGTCCAGAACGTGCAGAACATGCTGAACGGGCAGCTGCCCGTCGTCCTCGGCAGCGCGGCCGCCGTGCTCGCCCTGTCCGCGGGCGGCACCGCTCTGGTGAGCCGCCGACTGCTGCGCCGGACCCACGGCCTGGGACCGGCCGAAATGACCAGGATGTACGAGCACCACGACGCGGTGCTGCACGCGGTCCGGGAGGGCGTGCTGATCGTCGGCGCCGGCGGCCGACTGCTGCTGGCCAACGACGAGGCGCGTCGGCTGCTGGACCTGCCGGCGGACGCGGAAGGGCTCCCCGTCACGGACCTGGGCCTGGAGGAGGGGATCGCCGAACGGATCGCCTCGGGCCGGTCCGCGACCGACGAGGTGCACATGGCGGCCGATCGGCTACTGGCGGTGAACATCCGGCCCACCGCCCCCTACGGGTCCGCCGGCACCGTCGTCACGCTGCGGGACACCACCGAACTGAGGGCCCTGTCCGGCAGGGCCGAGGTGGCGCGCGAGCGCCTGAAGCTGCTCTACGACGCGGGGGTGCAGGTGGGTACGACCCTGGACGTCGGGCGCACCGCGGAGGAACTGGCCGAGGTGGCCGTCCCGCGGTTCGCCGACGTGGTCACGGTCGACCTGCTGGACCCGGTGCTGCGCGGCGAGGACCCGCCCGAGCTGAACACCGAGATGCGCCGCACCGCCGCCGTCGGCCATCTGGACGACCACCCGCTCTACCCCGTCGGCAAACTGATCCGGTTCGTTCCCGACAGCCCCATGGCGGCCGGGCTGGCGGGCGGCCGTGCGGTCCTGGAGGCGGACCTGCGCACCGCCCAGCTCTGGCGGACCCAGGACCCGGAGAACTCACTGCGGATCCTGGACCACGGCATCCACTCCTTGATCGTGGTGCCGCTGCGGGCCCGGGGCGTCGTCCTGGGGATGGCGGGCTACTGGCGGGGGCGGAACTCCCCGGCGTTCGACGAGGAGGACGTGTCCTTCGCCGAGGAGCTGACCGCAAGGGCGGCACTGTCCATCGACAATGCCCGCCGTTACACCCGCGAGCACACCGTGGCCGACACCCTGCAACGCAGTCTGCTGCCCCGGCGGGTACCGGAGCAGTCCGCCGTCGAGGTCGCGCACCGCTATCTGGCCGCCGAGGCCGGGGTGGGCGGCGACTGGTTCGACGTCATCCCCCTGCCCGGCGCCCGGGTGGCGCTGGTGGTCGGCGACGTGGTCGGCCACGGTCTGCACGCCGCGGCCACCATGGGGCGCCTGCGGACCGCGGTCTACAACTTCTCCACCCTCGACCTGCCTCCGGACGAGCTCCTGAGCCACCTGGACGAGCTGGTCGCCCATATCGACACCGACGAGCAGGAGTGGGGCGGGATCACCGGAGCCACCTGCCTGTGCGCCGTCTACGACCCCGCCACGGGGCGGGTGACGGCCGCCACCGCCGGGCATCCGGGCCCCGCCCTTCTCCGGCCCGACGGCACCGTGACCTTCCCCGAGGTACCGGTCTCCCCGCCGCTGGGCCTGGGCGCGGGGCTGCCCATGGAAACCGCGGAGCTGACCCTGCCCGAGGGCTCCGTGCTGGCGCTGTTCACCGACGGGCTGATCGAAAGCCGCGACCGTGATCCGGACGCGGGGCTGGCAGCGCTGCGCGCCGCGCTGGCCGGGCCCGCCCGCGCGCCGGAGGAGATCTGCACCGCAGTGATCGACGCGGTGCTGCCGGCCAGGCCCGACGACGACGTCGCCCTCCTGGTGGCCCGCACCCTCCGGCTGGACCCCGAGCGGATAGCCGAGTGGGACGTGCCGCCCGACCCGGCCGCGGTGTCCCGGGTGCGCAACGCCTGTGCCCGGCGGCTCGAGGAGTGGGGCCTCGAAGACATCGCCTTCACCACGGAACTCATCCTCAGCGAACTGATCACCAACGCCATCCGGTACGGAACCGAGCCCATCCGGGTGCGGCTGCTCCACGACCGCAGCCTGGTCTGCGAGGTCTCCGACGGGTCCAGCACCTCCCCGCACCTGCGCCGGGCCGACGACAACGACGAGGGCGGCCGCGGCCTGTTCCTCGTCGCGCAGTTCGCCCTGCGCTGGGGTACGCGCTACACCGATCGCGGCAAGATCATCTGGAGTGAGCAGGCCACCCACGAGGGCTCCGCACCGGTCGTGACGGTGGCGGGAGAGGCGCTCCTGGCCGGGTGGGACGACGAGCCGCTGTGA
- a CDS encoding ABC transporter substrate-binding protein codes for MPAPRLRTAAVAALLACAAAPLGACGDKPAPVPRAPAVATSAADAGGMAALTAAAKKEGSLNTIALPSDWANYGALIDGFEKKYGIKVTVENPEGTSQDEIDAIKEHRRDGRAPDVIDVGGSFARSAATQGLLAPYMVVPWDSIPEDQKDPRARWYNNYGGYISIGCDAKRIATCPSTFADLRKPEYKGKIALNGDPTQSGSAFAGVYAAALANGGSFGDIQPGIDFFAELRKNGNFIPVESTPATIEKGQTPISIDWDFLNLGYADGFRRKGADVDWRTAIPFDGSFAEYYANGVNKDAPHPAAARLWQEYVFSPEGQNIRLGAYARPVLMDAMEEDGTLDEAAAENLPTVEGTPSFPTEAQQQKAKETVNRNWAKAVSD; via the coding sequence GTGCCCGCACCTCGTCTCCGGACAGCCGCCGTCGCCGCCCTCCTGGCCTGCGCGGCGGCGCCCCTCGGCGCCTGCGGGGACAAGCCCGCCCCCGTGCCCAGGGCCCCCGCGGTGGCCACCTCCGCCGCGGACGCCGGCGGCATGGCGGCACTGACCGCGGCGGCGAAGAAGGAGGGCTCGCTCAACACGATCGCGCTCCCGAGCGACTGGGCCAACTACGGCGCACTGATCGACGGCTTCGAGAAGAAGTACGGGATCAAGGTCACGGTGGAGAACCCGGAAGGCACCAGCCAGGACGAGATCGACGCCATCAAGGAGCACCGGCGCGACGGACGTGCCCCCGACGTGATCGACGTGGGCGGCTCGTTCGCCCGGTCCGCGGCCACGCAGGGCCTGCTCGCCCCGTACATGGTCGTGCCCTGGGACAGCATCCCCGAGGACCAGAAGGACCCGCGCGCCCGCTGGTACAACAACTACGGCGGCTACATCTCGATCGGCTGCGACGCCAAGCGCATCGCCACCTGCCCCTCGACCTTCGCCGATCTACGCAAACCCGAGTACAAGGGCAAGATCGCGCTCAACGGCGACCCGACCCAGTCCGGCTCCGCCTTCGCCGGCGTGTACGCGGCGGCCCTGGCGAACGGGGGTTCCTTCGGTGACATCCAGCCCGGGATCGACTTCTTCGCCGAACTGCGCAAGAACGGCAACTTCATCCCGGTCGAATCCACCCCGGCCACGATCGAGAAGGGCCAGACCCCGATCAGCATCGACTGGGACTTCCTCAACCTCGGATACGCCGACGGTTTCCGCAGGAAGGGCGCGGACGTCGACTGGCGGACCGCCATCCCCTTCGACGGCAGCTTCGCCGAGTACTACGCCAACGGGGTGAACAAGGACGCCCCGCACCCCGCGGCGGCCCGTCTGTGGCAGGAGTACGTCTTCAGCCCCGAGGGCCAGAACATCAGGCTCGGCGCCTACGCACGCCCCGTCCTCATGGACGCCATGGAGGAGGACGGGACCCTCGACGAGGCGGCCGCGGAGAACCTGCCGACGGTCGAGGGCACGCCGTCGTTCCCGACGGAGGCGCAGCAGCAGAAGGCGAAGGAGACCGTCAACCGCAACTGGGCCAAGGCCGTCTCGGACTGA
- the hisC gene encoding histidinol-phosphate transaminase, translating into MGVAIRADLATVPDYNIPGTAPDAVLLNSNEGPLPPPPAVVEAITRAAVEGHRYPQWFSDTLVGRLAADLAVPRERIAVGCGSVSLCRDLIQAFCGPGDEVLCAWRSFDAYPVFARVAGVRARTVPLDAGHRHDLEAMLAAVTPATRVVFVCNPNNPTGTAVRGRELRAFLDRLPDRILVVLDEAYREFVDDPDVPDGVELARNRPNVAVLRTFSKAYGLAGVRIGYCVAAPAVVSAVHKVSVPFAVSRLAQAAALAALDRPEEVCARSAAIVRERYRLQALLTRHGHPVTPSQANFVWLPLGEEAAGFADFCARHGVLVRTFPGDGVRVTVGLPEENDAFLSAADRYRSGAARTPPGP; encoded by the coding sequence ATGGGTGTCGCCATCAGGGCCGACCTGGCCACCGTTCCCGACTACAACATTCCCGGCACGGCGCCCGACGCCGTCCTGCTCAACTCCAACGAGGGGCCGCTGCCGCCACCGCCCGCCGTGGTCGAGGCCATCACCCGCGCCGCCGTCGAGGGCCACCGCTACCCGCAGTGGTTCTCCGACACCCTGGTCGGCCGACTGGCCGCCGACCTGGCGGTCCCCCGGGAGCGGATCGCCGTCGGCTGCGGGTCGGTGAGCCTGTGCCGCGACCTGATCCAGGCGTTCTGCGGCCCCGGGGACGAAGTCCTGTGCGCCTGGCGGTCCTTCGACGCGTATCCGGTCTTCGCCCGGGTCGCCGGAGTGCGCGCCCGCACCGTCCCCCTGGACGCGGGCCACCGGCACGACCTGGAGGCGATGCTGGCGGCGGTCACCCCCGCCACCCGCGTCGTCTTCGTCTGCAACCCCAACAACCCCACCGGAACGGCGGTCCGGGGCCGCGAGCTGCGCGCGTTCCTCGACCGCCTCCCCGACCGGATCCTGGTCGTACTGGACGAGGCGTACCGGGAGTTCGTCGACGATCCCGACGTGCCGGACGGGGTGGAGCTCGCCCGGAACCGCCCGAACGTGGCGGTGCTGCGCACCTTCTCGAAGGCGTACGGGCTCGCCGGCGTGCGGATCGGCTACTGCGTGGCGGCGCCGGCCGTGGTCTCCGCCGTCCACAAGGTGTCCGTCCCCTTCGCGGTCAGCCGGCTCGCCCAGGCCGCGGCGCTGGCCGCACTCGACCGCCCCGAGGAGGTGTGTGCGCGCTCCGCGGCGATCGTCCGCGAACGGTACCGGCTGCAGGCCCTGCTGACGCGACACGGCCATCCGGTGACCCCCTCGCAGGCCAACTTCGTGTGGCTGCCCCTGGGGGAGGAGGCCGCGGGCTTCGCCGACTTCTGCGCCCGTCACGGCGTGCTGGTGCGGACCTTCCCCGGGGACGGCGTCCGCGTCACCGTCGGGCTGCCGGAGGAGAACGACGCCTTCCTCTCGGCGGCCGACCGCTACCGTTCCGGCGCGGCGCGGACCCCACCGGGGCCCTGA
- a CDS encoding ATP-grasp domain-containing protein yields the protein MSTPPKKGSTVPSTSAPLPAAAPVGVIVDGYSVGKYLPAAFRRLGADVVHLQSTPEFLDCVPPPDLRPYLANVVQDAADPARTVRELASYHPCGVLPGQETGVPPADRTAELLGLPGNPSATSALRRDKYRMIEALRAAGIRCADQLKSGDVEEVLAWARTTGYPIVVKPLSSASTDKVSVCRGPDEVRAAAAEILGSRDIFGRHNDELLAQSFLDGTEYIVDVVRGPGGARHVCGVWRYDKTLVGTRPVYDRDVLIDPGARVVEPLVTYLDTVLDALDIRFGAAHAEIMMTAAGPVLVEVGARLDGIMDPGHHDSCLDGNQADLLALACVRPEEYRRGHPGDSLYRKHHEGMVVHVRTTRGGLVEAVDEDALARIRALDTVHLAVPRLVPGDRMRPTNDLLSSPLRVFLTGDRPEELLADHRRIRLLADDVFRLAPN from the coding sequence GTGAGCACACCCCCGAAGAAGGGATCCACCGTGCCCTCCACCTCCGCCCCCCTCCCCGCCGCCGCGCCCGTCGGCGTGATCGTCGACGGCTATTCGGTCGGCAAGTACCTGCCCGCCGCCTTCCGCCGGCTCGGCGCGGACGTCGTGCACCTGCAGAGCACGCCCGAGTTCCTGGACTGCGTACCCCCGCCGGACCTGCGCCCGTACCTCGCCAACGTGGTCCAGGACGCGGCCGACCCCGCCCGTACGGTGCGGGAGCTGGCCTCCTACCACCCGTGCGGGGTGCTGCCCGGCCAGGAGACCGGGGTCCCGCCGGCCGACCGGACGGCCGAGCTGCTGGGCCTGCCCGGCAACCCGTCGGCCACCTCCGCGCTGCGCCGCGACAAGTACCGCATGATCGAGGCGCTGCGCGCCGCCGGCATCCGCTGCGCCGACCAGCTGAAGTCCGGCGACGTCGAGGAGGTGCTCGCCTGGGCGCGGACCACCGGCTACCCGATCGTCGTCAAACCGCTCAGCTCGGCCTCCACGGACAAGGTCTCCGTCTGCCGCGGCCCGGACGAAGTGCGCGCCGCTGCCGCCGAGATCCTCGGCAGTCGGGACATCTTCGGCCGGCACAACGACGAGCTGCTCGCACAGTCCTTCCTGGACGGCACCGAGTACATCGTGGACGTGGTCAGGGGCCCCGGCGGCGCCCGGCACGTGTGCGGCGTCTGGCGCTACGACAAGACCCTCGTCGGAACCCGGCCGGTCTACGACCGGGACGTCCTGATCGACCCCGGCGCGCGGGTGGTCGAACCCCTCGTCACCTACCTGGACACCGTCCTCGACGCCCTGGACATCCGGTTCGGCGCCGCCCACGCGGAGATCATGATGACGGCCGCCGGGCCGGTGCTCGTCGAGGTGGGCGCACGGCTCGACGGCATCATGGACCCGGGCCACCACGACTCGTGCCTCGACGGGAACCAGGCCGACCTGCTCGCACTCGCCTGTGTCCGCCCCGAGGAGTACCGGCGGGGGCACCCCGGCGACAGTCTGTACCGAAAGCACCACGAGGGGATGGTCGTCCACGTCCGCACCACCCGCGGCGGTCTCGTCGAGGCAGTGGACGAGGACGCCCTGGCCCGGATCCGCGCCCTGGACACCGTGCACCTGGCGGTGCCCCGGCTGGTCCCGGGCGACCGGATGCGTCCCACCAACGACCTGCTGTCCAGCCCGCTGCGGGTCTTCCTGACCGGGGACCGCCCGGAGGAACTCCTCGCCGACCACCGCCGCATCCGGCTACTGGCCGACGACGTGTTCCGCCTCGCCCCGAACTGA
- a CDS encoding TauD/TfdA dioxygenase family protein has protein sequence MHKRDLTPFIGVEYTGLTHTELTRPEVFADVVDSLHQRDLVVVRGIGLTPQQQIGLAARIGRPVPFLLADWRHPDFAEILVSSNERKAGRPIGIERVGHFWHQDSSFDAAPSAYTVLHGVHVPEGHGDTVFASAADVYDRLPEEWHDLLWDRIGLHTLTKQQRIAPEHVGLSIAEVRALVARQYPAVEHPVVRRDPHTGRRFLYGSRAYMDRVVGLDANENEEFFDLVDTLLADPDRTYTHRWTPHDLLLWKTDTTYHVATDLPPGISRTVHRVSVAAA, from the coding sequence GTGCACAAGCGCGACCTGACCCCCTTCATCGGCGTCGAGTACACCGGACTCACCCACACCGAACTCACCCGCCCCGAGGTCTTCGCCGACGTCGTCGACTCCCTGCACCAGCGCGACCTCGTCGTCGTCCGCGGCATCGGCCTCACCCCGCAGCAGCAGATAGGCCTCGCCGCCCGCATCGGCCGGCCCGTCCCCTTCCTGCTGGCGGACTGGCGCCACCCCGACTTCGCCGAGATCCTCGTCTCGTCCAACGAGCGCAAGGCCGGCCGGCCGATCGGGATCGAGCGGGTCGGCCACTTCTGGCACCAGGACTCCTCCTTCGACGCCGCCCCCTCCGCCTACACCGTGCTGCACGGCGTCCACGTGCCCGAGGGGCACGGCGACACCGTCTTCGCGAGCGCCGCCGACGTGTACGACCGGCTGCCCGAGGAGTGGCACGACCTGCTGTGGGACCGCATCGGGCTGCACACCCTCACCAAGCAGCAGCGCATCGCCCCCGAGCACGTGGGCCTGTCCATCGCCGAGGTGCGCGCCCTCGTCGCCCGCCAGTACCCGGCCGTCGAACATCCCGTCGTCCGCCGCGACCCGCACACCGGCCGCCGCTTCCTGTACGGCTCCCGCGCCTACATGGACCGGGTCGTCGGCCTCGACGCCAACGAGAACGAGGAGTTCTTCGACCTCGTGGACACCCTCCTGGCCGATCCCGACCGGACGTACACCCACCGCTGGACCCCGCACGACCTGCTGCTGTGGAAGACCGACACCACCTACCACGTCGCCACCGACCTGCCGCCCGGCATCTCCCGGACCGTCCACCGCGTCAGCGTCGCCGCCGCGTGA